In Sphingobacterium zeae, one genomic interval encodes:
- a CDS encoding RagB/SusD family nutrient uptake outer membrane protein: protein MKGILKYDHDNHPIGMMGKNKIEMKNIVSIALLSCALLTGCGNKWLETAQPSTSTESSVAIKSANEASYALNGIYNIMRGYEYYGARMTYYGDVTGEDMLANGDTKRAAGYYLFDFNKDNTPSSLWYQPYRVIRNANGVLAYVNGVPADQMTDVLKDIKGQALTMRAMAHFDLVKVFGVPYLVNQGASLGVPIETEKHVSTSKPARNTVKEVYAQIITDLEGADSLLSTARNDGKLNRFAAEQVLARAYLYTGENAKAFAMATALIKNAEAAASSKKGQYQLWKKRRVCDGVVEGLYKRNIVSVV, encoded by the coding sequence TAGAGATGAAGAATATAGTATCAATAGCGTTATTGTCCTGTGCATTGCTGACAGGCTGTGGCAATAAATGGCTGGAGACAGCACAGCCAAGCACCTCAACCGAAAGTTCGGTGGCCATTAAATCGGCAAATGAGGCAAGTTACGCATTAAATGGTATTTACAATATTATGCGTGGCTATGAATATTATGGCGCGCGCATGACTTATTATGGAGATGTCACTGGTGAGGATATGCTCGCTAATGGCGATACAAAGCGTGCAGCAGGTTATTATCTTTTTGACTTTAATAAGGATAATACACCATCCTCACTTTGGTATCAACCTTACCGTGTGATCCGTAATGCCAATGGAGTATTGGCCTATGTAAATGGTGTGCCTGCCGACCAAATGACCGATGTGCTCAAGGACATCAAGGGACAGGCATTAACCATGCGTGCAATGGCCCATTTTGACTTGGTTAAAGTATTTGGGGTACCGTACCTGGTAAATCAAGGCGCTTCTTTAGGGGTGCCTATTGAGACGGAGAAGCATGTGTCTACAAGCAAACCGGCTCGAAATACCGTTAAAGAGGTTTATGCACAGATTATTACAGACCTTGAAGGGGCAGATAGCCTATTGAGCACAGCAAGAAATGATGGTAAGCTGAACAGATTTGCTGCAGAGCAAGTATTGGCACGTGCCTACCTGTATACTGGAGAAAATGCAAAGGCCTTTGCTATGGCAACCGCATTGATCAAAAATGCTGAAGCTGCGGCAAGCTCAAAAAAAGGGCAATACCAATTATGGAAAAAACGAAGAGTATGCGACGGTGTGGTCGAAGGACTTTACAAGCGAAATATTGTTTCAGTTGTCTAA
- a CDS encoding RagB/SusD family nutrient uptake outer membrane protein, protein MSNTKVEASDSKEGIGNLLWRLGYNDIILSDDYLNLLKDDPNDVRQKVITKYTSKQVDYYYLNKYPGNTAENENPEFADIPVLRLSEAYLIAAEAAVKLGDNSNALNYLNAIVKRANPAKSVSGTVDLNRVMEERRRELVGEGHRLFDAMRNNLRIERKGKAHVSPLLRPETKSFDRTYFKTQMAIPRREIDVNPNIVQNTGY, encoded by the coding sequence TTGTCTAATACCAAAGTGGAGGCCAGTGACTCAAAAGAGGGGATCGGAAACCTGTTATGGCGTCTGGGCTATAATGACATTATTCTTTCAGACGATTATTTGAATTTGCTGAAAGATGATCCGAATGATGTGCGTCAGAAAGTGATTACCAAATATACCAGTAAGCAGGTCGATTATTACTATTTGAATAAATATCCGGGCAACACGGCGGAGAATGAAAATCCTGAATTTGCTGATATTCCGGTTCTTCGGCTATCGGAAGCATATCTGATTGCGGCTGAGGCAGCGGTGAAATTGGGTGATAATAGCAATGCACTTAATTATTTAAATGCCATTGTCAAGCGTGCTAATCCGGCCAAGTCGGTAAGTGGAACGGTAGACCTGAACCGTGTGATGGAAGAACGTCGTCGTGAGCTCGTTGGTGAAGGTCATCGTTTATTTGACGCAATGCGTAATAATCTACGGATAGAACGTAAAGGTAAAGCGCACGTTTCGCCCTTATTGCGACCTGAGACAAAGTCATTTGACCGAACATACTTCAAAACGCAGATGGCTATTCCGAGAAGGGAAATAGACGTAAATCCAAATATTGTTCAAAATACCGGCTATTAA
- a CDS encoding metallophosphoesterase encodes MQNNRKYNLKHLCTDPNWISTQYFLLFILFGFQQLHAQAQQLLGQHDGPYFFYEAGNTKSVRVVDGKIQVDNLIKEPFSVSTEDGQYHFEVSRHPITVPKEVYRPSDKIIVLSDPHGDFASFYAILKAQKVVNANYEWTFGKNQLVVIGDVFDRGKDVLPIFWLIYKLEHEAVKAGGQVHFLLGNHEEMLMRGNYKYTQDKYKVLADSIGRSYRDFWSSETELGRWLQSKNTMEKIGDYLFVHAGLSTAMLDPKWTIPAVNDSVRRYLFHTKEERQQSEAASFLFGSEGPLWYRGMVVKEEKYHPLGEEDLNNMMKIYGAKQIFVGHTIFPEVSSFYEGKVYGVNVNNESNRLKGRSRGLLMEGGKIKVIYDDITKNKVIN; translated from the coding sequence ATGCAAAACAATCGGAAATATAATCTTAAACACCTGTGTACTGATCCAAACTGGATCAGTACACAGTACTTTTTACTTTTTATATTGTTTGGTTTTCAGCAGTTACATGCACAGGCTCAACAGCTGTTGGGGCAACATGATGGCCCTTATTTCTTCTACGAAGCGGGGAATACCAAATCTGTACGCGTAGTTGATGGAAAGATACAAGTCGATAATTTAATTAAAGAGCCTTTCTCGGTGTCCACAGAAGATGGTCAGTATCACTTTGAGGTTTCGCGCCATCCTATCACAGTTCCCAAAGAGGTTTATCGTCCTAGCGACAAGATCATAGTACTTTCCGATCCGCATGGTGACTTTGCCTCTTTTTATGCTATTTTAAAGGCGCAAAAGGTGGTTAATGCGAACTATGAGTGGACTTTTGGAAAGAATCAGCTAGTCGTTATAGGAGATGTGTTTGATCGGGGAAAAGATGTCCTGCCTATTTTTTGGCTGATTTATAAATTGGAACATGAAGCTGTTAAGGCTGGAGGACAGGTTCATTTTTTGCTGGGCAATCATGAGGAAATGTTGATGCGTGGAAATTATAAATATACGCAGGATAAATATAAGGTATTAGCGGATTCCATCGGCAGGAGCTACCGTGATTTTTGGTCATCAGAGACGGAATTGGGACGGTGGCTACAGAGCAAGAATACGATGGAGAAAATAGGTGATTATCTTTTTGTCCATGCGGGGCTGAGTACGGCAATGTTGGATCCAAAATGGACTATTCCTGCAGTCAATGATTCTGTCCGCCGTTATCTGTTCCATACGAAAGAAGAGCGGCAGCAGTCGGAGGCGGCATCATTTCTTTTTGGAAGCGAAGGTCCATTATGGTACCGTGGTATGGTGGTAAAGGAGGAAAAATACCATCCGTTGGGTGAAGAGGATTTGAATAACATGATGAAAATATATGGTGCTAAGCAGATTTTTGTAGGGCATACCATTTTCCCTGAAGTAAGTAGTTTTTATGAAGGGAAAGTGTACGGTGTGAATGTCAATAACGAATCCAACCGACTGAAAGGACGCAGTCGGGGGCTGCTAATGGAGGGAGGTAAAATTAAGGTAATCTACGATGATATTACCAAGAATAAAGTAATAAATTAG
- a CDS encoding SWIM zinc finger family protein, with product MRIAQILAKQSETKLTKAKKLVVRELEEVESKGNFVAYVDEGGESYDVNIQLDKDDIVGHSCDCGRRDTYCIHQIAILLMLSTNTENPLTAKKNANSAIGKKVKASEQLLLTLEQEALASWLLELFKSNKDIELQFLLKFGKNQKEYQSADVDKILKDAVTSVVGKRKKIEASEVKKIVQLWEKALEPFWEYLALNIGNEKIIDLFSAVYQAVLDLEYKLFYTGTRFRKFIETGNSKIAGIIAHVDSDIQWAALTNSYWDKMWAEDNAQGGMLELFIQIYESSSIERKRLLADKIEDLITSLLEGHYYMSVAVDGFFLDVLLENNMFDNSADYFVPRQWEAKYNLKLIEAIRDHDPNKAIDYCNRVIAGNVNSTYNDPFLEILEDIYADSGDFSKLASIKMEKFSSAPNIVDYVFIMDHSNDEELKKKFRTRTLSMLRNNMGYAGSDELYFRILEYEKNYKKMLEVIDYRVRPSVLLKFWKYLYAHDKLRFLRAIAANVQIDYRTDPSALEQLILKITDNYESDVIKILFKPDAWSSHQRTFKAMVYSRLDSLK from the coding sequence ATGAGAATAGCACAGATCTTAGCTAAGCAGAGTGAAACCAAGCTTACAAAAGCTAAAAAACTCGTCGTTCGTGAATTGGAGGAAGTTGAAAGTAAAGGAAATTTTGTGGCTTATGTAGATGAGGGGGGGGAATCTTATGATGTAAATATCCAGTTGGATAAAGATGATATTGTCGGTCATTCATGCGACTGTGGACGCAGGGATACCTATTGTATACATCAAATCGCGATACTCCTGATGCTCTCGACAAATACGGAGAACCCTTTGACCGCGAAAAAAAACGCAAATTCAGCCATTGGGAAGAAGGTGAAAGCGAGTGAACAACTGTTGTTAACCTTAGAACAGGAAGCACTAGCCTCTTGGCTTTTGGAACTTTTCAAATCCAATAAAGATATTGAATTACAGTTTCTGTTGAAATTCGGGAAAAATCAAAAAGAATATCAGTCGGCGGATGTCGATAAAATTTTAAAAGATGCAGTTACCTCGGTGGTGGGTAAACGAAAGAAAATAGAAGCTTCAGAAGTTAAGAAGATTGTGCAGCTATGGGAAAAGGCACTTGAGCCTTTTTGGGAGTATTTAGCGCTGAATATCGGAAACGAAAAAATCATTGATCTGTTTTCAGCAGTATATCAAGCTGTTTTGGACCTTGAATATAAACTTTTCTATACGGGCACGCGTTTTAGAAAGTTTATTGAAACCGGAAACTCGAAAATAGCTGGAATCATCGCTCATGTTGATTCTGACATACAGTGGGCCGCATTGACAAATTCGTATTGGGATAAAATGTGGGCGGAGGATAACGCACAGGGGGGGATGCTGGAGTTGTTTATACAGATCTATGAAAGTTCTTCTATAGAACGGAAACGTTTACTGGCCGACAAAATAGAAGATCTGATCACCTCCCTGTTAGAAGGGCACTATTACATGTCCGTAGCGGTTGATGGCTTCTTTTTAGATGTATTGCTTGAGAATAATATGTTTGACAACAGTGCTGATTATTTTGTACCCCGCCAATGGGAAGCGAAGTATAATTTGAAATTAATAGAAGCAATAAGAGATCATGATCCCAACAAAGCGATTGATTATTGCAACAGGGTGATCGCTGGCAATGTAAATTCAACTTATAATGATCCTTTTTTGGAGATTTTAGAGGACATATACGCGGATAGTGGAGATTTTAGCAAGCTTGCCTCTATTAAAATGGAAAAATTTTCAAGTGCTCCGAATATTGTTGATTACGTTTTTATAATGGATCATTCCAACGATGAGGAGCTCAAGAAGAAATTTAGGACGAGGACATTGAGTATGCTTCGCAATAATATGGGATATGCAGGGTCTGATGAGCTGTATTTCAGGATATTGGAATATGAAAAGAATTATAAAAAAATGCTTGAGGTGATAGATTATCGTGTTCGTCCTTCTGTACTACTGAAATTTTGGAAATATCTTTATGCCCACGATAAGCTAAGATTCTTGCGTGCTATCGCAGCTAATGTACAGATTGATTATCGTACGGATCCATCGGCACTTGAACAACTGATTCTCAAGATAACCGATAATTATGAAAGCGACGTCATTAAGATATTGTTCAAGCCAGACGCGTGGTCGAGCCATCAACGAACTTTTAAGGCAATGGTCTATAGTAGATTAGATAGTTTGAAATAA
- a CDS encoding SMUG2 DNA glycosylase family protein — MLTFSEKVVLFNKQLHYQGNLPIGFNVINPYLDNPETLVVMEQFYKKFYQDNLQRKFIIGINPSRHGAGVTGVPFTDTKRLASACGIPMRSAHTHEISSVFMYDMIEAYGGPSIFYKQFYINSPFPLAIVRETNPNNWINANYYDDKQLFEMVKPFMVESLKQHIAMGLETDQVFVLGKKNATFLAKINKEEKLFGEMIILDHPRYIQQYKSKDKQHYIDNYIQLLSGL, encoded by the coding sequence ATGTTGACATTTTCGGAAAAAGTAGTTTTATTTAACAAACAACTTCATTATCAAGGGAATTTACCTATAGGGTTCAACGTCATTAATCCTTATCTTGATAATCCCGAGACATTGGTTGTGATGGAACAGTTTTACAAAAAATTTTATCAGGATAACTTACAAAGAAAATTCATTATCGGCATTAATCCGAGCAGGCATGGCGCAGGTGTAACGGGTGTTCCTTTTACCGACACGAAAAGATTAGCTAGCGCATGTGGTATACCAATGCGTTCAGCACACACGCATGAAATATCCTCTGTTTTTATGTACGATATGATCGAAGCCTATGGAGGACCAAGTATTTTCTACAAGCAGTTTTATATCAATTCACCTTTTCCACTGGCAATTGTCCGTGAGACAAATCCCAACAACTGGATCAATGCAAACTACTATGACGATAAGCAGCTTTTTGAAATGGTGAAGCCATTTATGGTTGAATCTCTCAAACAACATATCGCCATGGGGCTCGAAACGGATCAAGTCTTCGTCCTCGGAAAGAAAAATGCTACCTTCCTCGCAAAAATCAACAAAGAAGAGAAACTATTTGGAGAGATGATTATTCTGGATCATCCCCGCTATATCCAACAATATAAATCAAAGGACAAACAACACTATATTGACAACTATATCCAATTATTAAGTGGTTTATAA
- a CDS encoding FKBP-type peptidyl-prolyl cis-trans isomerase, giving the protein MAIKANDVVALTYRLHTVENGEKVFVEETTAEQPLDFLYGVGMMLPKFEENIADLNIGDKISFELAPDDAYGQKDERAFAQLPVDMFKETGLPPVGEVLPLQDNQGNQFRAVVAEVTPEIVVADLNHPMAGKTLNFDIEILTVRPATEEELSHGHSHGVDGTQGH; this is encoded by the coding sequence ATGGCTATAAAAGCAAACGACGTCGTAGCATTGACGTACAGACTTCACACAGTAGAAAACGGTGAAAAAGTTTTCGTTGAAGAAACAACTGCAGAACAACCTTTAGATTTCTTATATGGTGTAGGTATGATGTTGCCTAAATTTGAAGAAAACATCGCAGATTTAAACATTGGTGATAAAATTTCATTTGAATTGGCACCTGATGATGCTTACGGTCAAAAAGACGAAAGAGCATTCGCACAGTTGCCAGTAGATATGTTCAAAGAAACAGGATTACCTCCAGTGGGAGAAGTATTACCTTTGCAAGACAACCAAGGAAACCAATTCCGCGCTGTGGTAGCTGAAGTTACTCCAGAAATTGTTGTTGCTGATTTAAACCACCCAATGGCTGGTAAAACATTAAATTTCGATATCGAAATCTTAACTGTACGTCCTGCTACTGAAGAAGAATTGTCTCACGGACATTCACATGGTGTAGACGGTACGCAAGGTCACTAA
- a CDS encoding thioredoxin domain-containing protein, which produces MANQLQFENSPYLKQHAHNPVDWMPWGPEALNKAKDENKLIIVSIGYSACHWCHVMERESFENSAIAQTMNKFFVSIKIDREERPDIDQVYMLAVQLMTNGGGWPLNCICLPDGRPIYGGTYFKPHDWQNILLQIAQMWEEKPEVALEYAEKLNNGIQRAEKLPIHSIPEQYTSEDLREIVTPWTETFDRKEGGYQRAPKFPLPNNWLFFLKYGVLADDEEILNHVHFTLKKIGSGGIYDQIGGGFARYSVDHYWHIPHFEKMLYDNGQLLSLYAEAYQQNKDPFYKRIIEETIAWAEREMLAPNHGFYSALDADSEGIEGKYYSFSKAEFDEVLGNDAGLFSQYFNITESGNWEEEQTNIPICAINADQLAAKVNMTADEWAEFLKDSKKKLYDFREKRVRPGLDHKQLTSWNALFLKGLIDAYTSLDNIHFLELALNNAQFICNELIQNNGQLLHQPKDKNRTIAGFLDDYAFTVEAFIVLYEATFDFNWLTKARQLADKAIALFYDGSQKTFYYTSSEAERLIARKSEIMDNVIPSSSSTMTRQLKRLGLLFDDENYIAISDQLLANVFPQIKTYGSAYSNWAILLLEERYGINEIALTGNKAMAFKHELDQYYIPNKIVLGGTEENLPLLKHRVGKETKAYLCKNRTCSLPQDSIKALINYI; this is translated from the coding sequence ATGGCGAATCAATTGCAATTTGAAAATTCACCGTACCTCAAACAGCATGCACACAATCCGGTAGATTGGATGCCTTGGGGGCCGGAAGCTTTAAATAAAGCAAAAGACGAAAATAAACTGATTATCGTAAGCATTGGCTACTCCGCTTGCCATTGGTGTCATGTGATGGAGCGCGAAAGTTTTGAAAATTCTGCCATCGCCCAGACCATGAATAAATTCTTTGTCTCGATCAAAATCGATCGTGAGGAACGCCCCGACATTGACCAAGTTTATATGTTAGCTGTCCAATTGATGACGAATGGGGGCGGATGGCCTTTGAACTGTATCTGTTTACCAGATGGTCGCCCGATTTATGGCGGCACCTATTTTAAACCGCACGACTGGCAGAACATCTTGTTACAAATTGCTCAAATGTGGGAAGAGAAGCCCGAAGTCGCATTGGAATATGCCGAAAAGTTAAACAACGGTATTCAACGGGCTGAAAAACTACCTATCCACTCCATTCCCGAACAGTATACTAGTGAAGACTTACGTGAAATTGTAACACCATGGACCGAAACTTTCGATAGAAAAGAAGGCGGTTATCAAAGAGCTCCAAAATTTCCTCTACCAAACAATTGGTTGTTTTTTCTAAAATATGGAGTACTTGCCGATGATGAAGAGATCTTGAACCATGTGCATTTTACATTGAAAAAAATCGGATCTGGCGGTATATACGACCAGATTGGTGGTGGTTTTGCCCGCTATTCAGTAGACCACTATTGGCATATCCCTCATTTTGAAAAAATGCTGTATGACAACGGCCAGCTACTTTCGCTTTATGCCGAAGCTTATCAACAAAATAAGGATCCATTCTATAAACGAATTATCGAAGAAACGATTGCTTGGGCCGAACGGGAAATGCTTGCCCCCAATCATGGTTTCTACAGCGCTCTTGATGCCGACAGTGAAGGTATTGAAGGAAAATACTATTCCTTTTCAAAAGCCGAATTCGATGAAGTACTGGGCAATGACGCTGGCTTATTTAGTCAATACTTTAATATTACAGAATCGGGCAACTGGGAGGAAGAGCAAACGAATATTCCTATTTGCGCCATAAATGCAGACCAGTTAGCTGCAAAGGTCAATATGACAGCTGACGAATGGGCAGAGTTTCTAAAAGATTCAAAGAAAAAATTATACGACTTCCGCGAAAAAAGAGTACGCCCGGGACTGGACCATAAACAATTGACTTCTTGGAATGCCTTATTCTTAAAAGGACTCATAGATGCCTATACCAGTCTGGACAACATACATTTTCTGGAACTAGCTTTAAATAATGCACAATTTATATGTAATGAACTTATCCAAAACAATGGGCAATTATTGCATCAGCCAAAAGATAAAAATAGAACGATTGCAGGCTTCCTCGATGATTATGCATTCACGGTTGAAGCGTTCATAGTATTGTATGAGGCTACATTTGACTTCAATTGGTTAACGAAAGCAAGACAGCTTGCTGACAAAGCTATTGCCTTATTTTACGATGGATCGCAAAAAACTTTTTATTATACATCGTCGGAAGCGGAGCGACTCATCGCGCGAAAAAGCGAAATTATGGATAACGTAATCCCCTCTTCTTCATCGACCATGACCAGACAACTCAAACGTCTAGGTCTGCTATTTGATGATGAAAATTATATCGCCATATCAGACCAATTGTTAGCGAATGTATTCCCTCAAATCAAGACTTATGGTTCGGCCTATTCAAATTGGGCAATATTATTGCTAGAAGAAAGGTATGGAATCAATGAAATTGCATTGACGGGCAATAAAGCGATGGCTTTTAAACATGAGCTCGATCAATATTATATTCCAAATAAAATTGTTCTTGGCGGTACAGAAGAAAATCTTCCACTTCTAAAACATAGGGTCGGAAAGGAGACAAAAGCTTATCTTTGTAAAAATAGGACCTGCAGTCTGCCTCAGGATTCAATAAAAGCGTTAATAAATTATATTTAA
- a CDS encoding RNA polymerase sigma factor: MSNEVDLLKKIVHKDRDAFETIYKAHFRKLYTLSFRYVRDEAIAEELTNDVFMMLWENAGRLAINQSLGAYLSRSVINLSLTHLKKNQRLLDRNNDYIKDLDLTDDEDQADFAALYESKLLMIESILESLPPQCRKIVLMSKYDKMKQQEIADQLGISIKTVKNHLTIAYDKIRVALAKQRTYLLLLIGFLFFSLGLFVQFIIL, from the coding sequence ATGTCAAACGAGGTTGACCTGCTTAAAAAGATAGTTCATAAAGACAGAGATGCTTTTGAAACTATTTATAAAGCCCATTTCCGTAAATTGTATACATTGTCTTTTCGGTACGTGAGAGATGAAGCGATCGCCGAAGAGTTGACAAACGATGTGTTTATGATGTTATGGGAAAATGCGGGCAGGCTAGCTATTAATCAATCATTGGGAGCTTATCTGTCACGCAGTGTCATCAATCTCTCCCTTACTCACCTCAAAAAGAATCAGCGCCTGCTGGATAGAAATAATGATTATATCAAGGATCTGGATCTGACAGACGATGAAGATCAAGCCGATTTCGCTGCGCTATACGAATCTAAACTGCTGATGATCGAAAGTATACTGGAGAGTCTACCTCCTCAGTGTAGAAAAATTGTTCTGATGAGTAAGTATGATAAAATGAAGCAGCAGGAAATTGCCGATCAATTGGGGATTTCCATTAAAACCGTTAAAAATCATTTGACCATTGCCTATGATAAAATTCGGGTCGCCTTGGCCAAACAAAGAACGTACCTGTTGCTCTTAATTGGCTTTTTATTTTTTTCATTAGGACTTTTTGTTCAGTTTATTATCTTATAG
- a CDS encoding FecR family protein — protein MEENNTSRFIPYDLIQKELDGVISAEERLLLERWLSEDLENRKLYDEVSMISSDLIVLEQYKKVDANNQWERFKQQLDKKTTDKEEQKLTPIKTIWNPWVKLVAAAVLLLIGFASYLNFDRWMGYEVRLYGSAAEEPIILPDSSVMILHAGAEAVFNKRTFDQQRFVELKKGKAFFDVKHGRTSPFVVDLANNYVRDIGTSFEINLIAEDVEVLVTEGVVALSGGKGPAAKELILQKNEKGFFKRETASLSKIDLGPLDNDHKVAQKLSYSNERLDNICLDLEKRFQSNIVVVGEELKARKLSMYFDGQSLNEIVQILSKTLNVKWKASKKGYSIYE, from the coding sequence ATGGAAGAAAACAATACTTCAAGATTTATTCCTTATGATCTGATCCAGAAAGAATTGGATGGGGTTATTTCCGCAGAGGAAAGGCTGTTGCTTGAACGTTGGCTTTCTGAGGATCTGGAGAATCGTAAGCTATATGATGAAGTCAGCATGATATCCAGTGACCTTATAGTGTTGGAGCAGTATAAAAAAGTGGATGCCAATAATCAATGGGAAAGATTTAAACAACAGTTGGATAAAAAGACCACAGATAAAGAGGAACAAAAACTTACTCCTATAAAAACGATCTGGAACCCCTGGGTGAAACTCGTTGCAGCGGCAGTGTTGCTATTGATTGGGTTTGCTAGCTACCTGAACTTCGATCGCTGGATGGGCTATGAGGTCAGATTATATGGGTCAGCTGCAGAGGAGCCTATTATATTGCCCGATAGTTCGGTCATGATACTACATGCTGGTGCTGAAGCTGTATTCAATAAGCGTACGTTCGACCAGCAACGTTTTGTTGAACTAAAAAAAGGAAAAGCATTTTTTGATGTGAAGCATGGGAGGACATCTCCCTTTGTGGTCGACCTAGCCAATAATTATGTACGCGATATAGGGACTTCCTTTGAAATCAATTTGATCGCCGAAGATGTAGAGGTCCTGGTGACAGAGGGTGTTGTGGCTTTGAGTGGCGGAAAAGGGCCTGCAGCAAAAGAACTGATTCTGCAAAAGAATGAAAAGGGATTTTTTAAACGTGAGACAGCATCTCTGTCAAAGATTGACCTTGGCCCTCTGGACAATGATCATAAAGTAGCGCAAAAACTCAGCTATTCCAATGAACGCTTAGATAATATCTGTTTGGATCTTGAAAAGCGCTTTCAATCGAATATCGTTGTGGTCGGTGAGGAGCTGAAAGCACGGAAGCTGAGTATGTATTTCGATGGGCAATCGCTTAATGAAATTGTG